Proteins co-encoded in one Pseudorhizobium banfieldiae genomic window:
- the treS gene encoding maltose alpha-D-glucosyltransferase has product MDTLQSQAQVIADPLWYKDAIIYQLHIKSFFDANGDGIGDFKGLHEKLDHIASLGATAIWLLPFFPSPRRDDGYDIADYGDVSPDYGTMDDFRAFVDAAHERGIRVIIELVINHTSDQHPWFQRARHAPPGSPERDFYVWSDTDQKFPETRIIFLDTEKSNWTWDPVAGAYYWHRFYSHQPDLNFDNPAVLDELLEVMRFWLETGIDGFRLDAIPYLIEREGTINENLPETHDILKKIRAALDATHPGKMLLAEANQWPEDTREYFGDGDECNMAFHFPLMPRMYMAIAKEDRFPITDIMRQTPEIPENCQWAIFLRNHDELTLEMVTDEERDYLWNTYAADRRARINLGIRRRLAPLMERDRRRIELMNALLLSMPGTPVLYYGDEIGMGDNIYLGDRDGVRTPMQWSPDRNGGFSKADPARLVLPPIMDPLYGYEAVNVEAQVADAHSLLNWTRRMLALRGKHSAFGRGSLRFLAPGNRKILAYLREHQGETILCVANLSRLPQAVELDLSEFEGRVPIELTGMSPFPPIGQLTYLMTMPPYGFFWFQLVAEADGPAWRYEPPEQLPDLVTMVIRRDLYELLEEARVAGTLSREILPAYVSKRRWFGSKGERLDGVSLVSATPLPFVGNILLGELEANLEGHTETYLLPLAAAWDETHPSALAQQLALGRIRQGRRVGFLTDGFAMESMARGIIRALCERSRVSGRAGTLEFVGTENLDCMGITDEMQVHWLSAEQSNSSLIVGDMAMIKLIRHIFAGIHPEVEMTRYLTKVGYANTAPLLGEVARIAPDGSRFTLIIVQGAIRNQGDAWTWMLGNLRRGMDEILLTGGEDEVIHDQFRPLVDFAGTIGQRLGELHVALARETDDPDFKPVKATQDDVATWRQSVTSQIETALDILTSETADLDASVAQRIQPLLARREELLAAAARLADAAEGALMTRHHGDFHLGQILVAESDAYLIDFEGEPARDLADRRAKSSPLRDVAGLLRSLSYLAATADLEQDVVVDADQTRRHQIVDFFGREAEQAFRERYFDALTAAPALNMDPAKRNAVLDLFLLEKAAYEITYEARNRPKWLPIPLEGFAQISTRLLENSE; this is encoded by the coding sequence ATGGATACCCTGCAGTCGCAGGCTCAGGTTATTGCTGACCCTCTGTGGTACAAGGATGCGATAATCTACCAGCTTCACATCAAGTCCTTCTTCGACGCCAATGGCGACGGGATCGGCGACTTCAAGGGTCTGCACGAGAAGCTGGACCACATTGCCTCGCTTGGTGCGACTGCGATCTGGCTTTTGCCGTTCTTCCCCTCGCCTCGCCGGGACGATGGTTACGACATCGCCGATTACGGTGACGTAAGCCCCGACTACGGCACGATGGATGACTTCAGGGCTTTCGTCGATGCGGCTCACGAGCGCGGCATCAGGGTCATCATCGAACTCGTCATCAACCACACGTCGGACCAGCATCCCTGGTTCCAGCGGGCACGGCACGCACCGCCCGGATCGCCGGAGCGCGACTTCTATGTTTGGTCGGATACCGACCAGAAATTCCCCGAAACCCGTATCATCTTCCTGGACACGGAGAAGTCCAACTGGACCTGGGACCCGGTCGCCGGCGCTTACTACTGGCATCGCTTCTATTCCCACCAGCCGGACCTCAACTTCGACAATCCAGCAGTGCTGGATGAACTCCTTGAGGTCATGCGGTTCTGGCTCGAAACCGGAATTGACGGCTTCCGCCTCGACGCCATCCCCTATCTGATCGAGCGAGAAGGCACCATCAACGAGAACCTGCCCGAGACACACGACATCCTGAAGAAGATCCGCGCGGCACTGGATGCCACCCATCCGGGCAAGATGCTGCTCGCGGAGGCCAACCAGTGGCCGGAGGATACCCGCGAGTATTTCGGCGATGGCGACGAATGCAACATGGCATTCCACTTCCCGCTGATGCCGCGCATGTACATGGCAATCGCCAAGGAGGATCGCTTCCCGATCACCGATATCATGCGGCAGACACCGGAAATCCCGGAAAACTGCCAATGGGCGATCTTCCTTCGCAATCACGACGAGCTGACGCTCGAAATGGTCACCGACGAGGAGCGGGACTATCTCTGGAATACCTATGCCGCCGACCGGCGCGCCCGCATCAACCTGGGCATCCGCCGCCGGCTCGCGCCTCTCATGGAACGCGACCGCCGCCGCATCGAGCTGATGAATGCGCTCCTCCTCTCCATGCCCGGGACGCCCGTCCTCTACTACGGCGATGAAATCGGCATGGGCGACAACATCTATCTGGGCGACCGTGACGGTGTCCGTACCCCAATGCAATGGTCCCCAGACCGCAACGGCGGCTTCTCAAAGGCCGATCCTGCCCGCCTCGTCCTGCCTCCCATCATGGATCCACTTTACGGCTACGAGGCAGTCAATGTCGAAGCGCAAGTCGCTGACGCCCACTCCCTCCTCAACTGGACCCGCCGGATGCTGGCGCTGCGCGGCAAGCACTCCGCCTTCGGTCGCGGCAGCCTGCGCTTCCTCGCACCGGGGAACAGGAAGATCCTCGCATACTTGCGCGAGCACCAGGGGGAGACGATCCTCTGCGTCGCAAACCTGTCGCGCCTGCCGCAGGCCGTGGAACTCGACCTATCCGAATTCGAAGGGCGTGTGCCGATCGAACTCACGGGCATGTCGCCCTTCCCGCCGATTGGCCAGCTGACCTACCTGATGACCATGCCGCCCTACGGCTTCTTCTGGTTCCAGCTGGTTGCCGAAGCCGATGGACCGGCTTGGCGCTACGAGCCACCGGAGCAGCTGCCGGACCTCGTGACCATGGTCATTCGCCGCGACCTTTACGAGCTTCTGGAGGAGGCACGGGTTGCGGGCACCCTGTCCCGCGAGATCTTGCCCGCCTATGTTTCAAAGCGTCGCTGGTTCGGCTCGAAGGGCGAGCGGCTGGATGGGGTGAGCCTCGTGTCGGCAACGCCGCTACCCTTCGTCGGCAACATCCTGCTCGGCGAACTGGAGGCCAATCTGGAAGGCCACACCGAAACCTACCTCCTTCCGCTTGCCGCAGCCTGGGACGAGACGCATCCTTCCGCTCTGGCGCAGCAACTTGCACTCGGCCGGATCCGCCAGGGACGACGCGTCGGGTTCCTCACCGACGGCTTTGCGATGGAAAGCATGGCCCGGGGCATCATCCGCGCCCTGTGCGAGAGGTCACGGGTATCCGGGCGGGCCGGGACACTCGAATTCGTCGGTACGGAAAACCTCGACTGCATGGGCATCACCGACGAGATGCAGGTGCATTGGCTTTCCGCCGAACAGTCCAACAGCTCCCTGATCGTCGGCGACATGGCGATGATCAAGCTGATCCGCCACATCTTCGCGGGGATTCATCCGGAAGTGGAGATGACGCGCTACCTCACCAAGGTGGGTTATGCGAACACGGCCCCCTTGCTGGGCGAAGTGGCGCGTATCGCCCCCGATGGCAGCCGCTTCACGCTCATCATCGTCCAGGGCGCCATTCGAAACCAGGGCGACGCATGGACGTGGATGCTCGGCAACCTGCGCCGCGGCATGGACGAAATCCTGCTTACTGGCGGGGAGGACGAGGTCATCCACGACCAGTTCCGGCCGCTGGTAGACTTTGCCGGCACGATCGGCCAGAGACTGGGAGAACTCCATGTCGCACTCGCCCGGGAGACGGACGATCCGGACTTCAAGCCGGTCAAGGCGACACAGGACGACGTGGCTACCTGGCGACAGTCGGTCACGTCGCAGATCGAAACCGCTCTGGACATCCTGACAAGCGAGACTGCAGACCTCGACGCCTCCGTCGCACAGCGCATCCAGCCCCTTCTCGCGCGGCGGGAGGAGCTTCTTGCGGCTGCCGCACGCCTCGCAGATGCGGCGGAGGGCGCTCTGATGACACGTCACCACGGAGACTTCCATCTTGGCCAGATCCTCGTGGCGGAAAGCGATGCCTACCTGATCGATTTTGAGGGCGAGCCTGCCCGCGACCTCGCCGACCGGCGCGCCAAGTCGAGCCCGCTTCGAGATGTGGCCGGCCTGCTCCGTTCCTTGAGCTACCTCGCGGCAACCGCCGATCTCGAGCAGGATGTCGTAGTGGATGCCGATCAGACGCGACGCCACCAGATCGTGGACTTCTTCGGCAGGGAAGCGGAACAGGCCTTCCGCGAACGCTATTTCGACGCGCTCACGGCAGCACCCGCCCTTAACATGGACCCTGCGAAGCGCAATGCGGTGCTGGACTTGTTCCTGCTCGAGAAGGCGGCCTACGAGATCACCTACGAAGCCCGGAACAGGCCCAAGTGGCTTCCCATACCGCTCGAAGGCTTCGCCCAAATTTCAACGAGGCTCCTGGAGAATTCTGAATGA
- the glgB gene encoding 1,4-alpha-glucan branching protein GlgB — protein sequence MNLERAELLANHDHGALHALVEGRHGDPFSILGRHPVGDTYVVRALLPGATSVDVVDADSDTVIARMEQVFQGGLFAADIGSHGTYRFQIHWPDAVQETEDPYSFGLLLGELDLHLIAQGTHYDLARALGAQPIEVEDVSGVRFAVWAPNAQRVSVVGDFNAWDGRRHPMRLRASAGIWELFVPRLGPGERYKFEIIDRNGHTLPQKADPVARASEAAPSTASIVASNAPFRWSDDEWMRRHDVREGEGAMSVYEVHLESWLRVPEDGNRNLDWIELSQRLIPYVADLGFTHIELLPIMEHPFGGSWGYQPLGLFAPTGRYGTPEDFAYFVDRCHAAGIGVIVDWVPAHFPTDVWGLARFDGTALYEHEDPREGFHKDWNTLIYNLGRNEVKGFLIASALEWLEHYHVDALRVDAVASMLYRDYSRNAGEWIPNQYGGRENLESVEFFKHLNSIIHQRCPHAFTVAEESTAWPGVTRPPEEGGLGFDFKWNMGWMHDSLHYMQEDPVYRKYHHGMMTFGMVYAYSERFMLPLSHDEVVHGKGSLLGKMPGDIWQKHANLRAYFGFMWAHPGKKLLFMGGEIAQGTEWNHDSSVHWDLLDDPMHAGVQRLIRDLNHLYADEPALQYGDLHPEGFEWAVGDDAENSIFGIMRWSEDRSSCILALSNMTPVPRHDYRLGVPRPGRWVEVLNSDASCYGGSNLGNVDAWTDGVSSHGKEQSVQLVLPPLSTIYLRWKG from the coding sequence ATGAACCTTGAGCGCGCTGAACTCCTCGCCAATCATGATCACGGAGCCCTTCACGCTCTCGTGGAGGGGCGCCATGGCGATCCGTTCTCGATCCTTGGCCGCCACCCGGTCGGTGACACTTATGTCGTCAGGGCACTCCTCCCGGGCGCAACGTCAGTCGACGTGGTCGATGCCGACAGCGACACTGTGATTGCAAGGATGGAGCAGGTATTCCAAGGCGGTCTCTTTGCCGCCGATATCGGCAGCCATGGTACCTACCGGTTCCAGATCCATTGGCCGGATGCGGTCCAGGAAACGGAAGACCCGTATTCGTTTGGACTGCTCCTTGGTGAGCTAGACCTCCATCTGATTGCCCAGGGGACGCATTATGATCTGGCGCGGGCGCTGGGTGCGCAGCCGATTGAAGTCGAGGATGTCTCCGGCGTTCGCTTCGCCGTTTGGGCCCCGAACGCGCAGCGCGTCTCGGTGGTCGGCGACTTCAATGCCTGGGACGGACGGCGCCATCCCATGCGGCTTCGCGCATCCGCTGGCATCTGGGAGCTATTCGTCCCGAGGCTCGGGCCGGGCGAACGCTACAAGTTCGAGATCATCGATCGCAATGGTCACACGCTGCCGCAGAAGGCCGATCCTGTAGCCCGCGCAAGCGAGGCGGCACCCTCCACGGCCTCGATCGTCGCGTCTAATGCTCCCTTCCGCTGGAGTGACGACGAATGGATGCGTCGGCATGACGTACGCGAAGGCGAAGGCGCAATGTCCGTCTATGAGGTGCATCTGGAATCGTGGCTACGCGTTCCAGAAGACGGCAATCGCAACCTCGACTGGATCGAACTCAGCCAGCGTCTGATCCCTTACGTCGCCGACCTCGGCTTCACCCATATCGAACTCCTGCCGATCATGGAGCATCCATTTGGAGGGTCCTGGGGCTATCAGCCGCTCGGCCTGTTCGCCCCGACCGGTCGCTATGGGACCCCGGAAGACTTCGCCTATTTCGTGGACCGTTGCCATGCAGCAGGCATTGGCGTCATCGTTGACTGGGTACCGGCGCACTTTCCGACCGACGTCTGGGGTCTCGCCCGTTTCGACGGCACCGCCCTCTATGAGCACGAGGATCCTCGCGAAGGCTTCCACAAGGATTGGAACACGCTGATCTACAACCTCGGCCGCAACGAAGTGAAAGGCTTCCTCATTGCCAGCGCGTTGGAATGGCTCGAGCACTACCATGTGGATGCGCTCCGCGTCGATGCGGTCGCCTCCATGCTCTACCGCGATTACAGCCGCAATGCCGGCGAGTGGATACCGAACCAGTATGGCGGTCGGGAAAACCTGGAGTCGGTCGAATTCTTCAAGCACCTGAACAGCATCATCCATCAGCGATGCCCGCATGCTTTCACGGTAGCCGAGGAATCCACCGCGTGGCCTGGCGTCACGCGTCCGCCGGAGGAAGGCGGGCTCGGCTTCGACTTCAAATGGAACATGGGGTGGATGCATGACAGCCTACATTACATGCAGGAGGATCCGGTCTACCGGAAATATCATCATGGCATGATGACGTTCGGAATGGTCTACGCCTATTCCGAGCGCTTCATGCTGCCGCTGTCACACGACGAGGTGGTCCACGGCAAGGGCTCCCTCCTCGGCAAGATGCCCGGCGACATCTGGCAGAAACACGCGAACCTACGAGCTTATTTTGGCTTCATGTGGGCCCATCCGGGCAAGAAGCTGCTCTTCATGGGCGGCGAAATCGCGCAAGGAACCGAGTGGAACCATGACAGCTCTGTGCATTGGGACCTGCTTGACGATCCGATGCACGCCGGCGTGCAACGCCTGATCCGCGACCTCAACCATCTCTATGCTGACGAGCCTGCGCTTCAGTACGGCGACCTTCATCCAGAGGGCTTCGAATGGGCAGTTGGAGACGATGCCGAAAACTCGATCTTCGGCATCATGCGGTGGTCGGAGGATCGCTCATCCTGCATTCTTGCCCTGTCGAACATGACCCCCGTGCCCCGCCACGATTACCGGCTGGGCGTACCACGTCCGGGTCGCTGGGTAGAGGTTTTGAACTCAGACGCCTCCTGCTACGGCGGTTCCAACCTCGGGAATGTCGATGCGTGGACAGACGGGGTTTCCTCGCATGGCAAGGAGCAATCGGTGCAACTGGTGCTGCCACCGCTCTCGACCATCTACCTGCGCTGGAAAGGCTGA
- a CDS encoding cupin domain-containing protein, translating to MVIDHFFLSENDWVPNNPHLPVIVCHGIAAAEGDLATTFEKTFARNGWQGIWRNGIFDYHHYHTMAHEVLGIARGQGVVMLGGPGSRQVKVAAGDCLILPAGTGHCRLSASDDFVVIGGYPPGQDPDLRRDAPGEAGLHIIATLPVPQSDPLGGEAIATLWRSDD from the coding sequence ATGGTGATCGATCACTTCTTTCTTTCGGAAAACGACTGGGTTCCCAACAATCCGCATCTGCCAGTAATCGTCTGCCACGGCATTGCGGCGGCGGAGGGCGATCTGGCAACGACCTTCGAGAAGACCTTTGCCCGCAACGGCTGGCAGGGGATCTGGCGAAACGGCATCTTCGACTATCATCACTACCACACGATGGCGCATGAAGTGCTGGGGATTGCTCGCGGCCAGGGCGTCGTCATGCTCGGGGGGCCGGGAAGCCGGCAAGTGAAGGTGGCTGCGGGCGATTGCCTGATCCTGCCGGCCGGTACCGGGCATTGCCGGTTGTCGGCCAGCGACGATTTCGTCGTCATCGGTGGCTATCCGCCCGGACAGGACCCCGACCTTCGGCGGGACGCGCCGGGCGAAGCTGGACTCCACATCATTGCTACACTGCCTGTTCCGCAGAGCGATCCGCTTGGAGGCGAAGCCATCGCTACGCTGTGGCGCAGCGATGACTGA
- a CDS encoding J domain-containing protein, whose amino-acid sequence MIDPYETLGVARDADAAQVKNAYRKRAKNAHPDTGGDIDAFAKLKTSYELLSDPVRRKVFDETGYDPTLADTKDLEGLLVLEGLINDFILDEREPGSFDPVAAMRRKLTDKIVNVRFHILELERHRARIRNHLDRIGKRPETDFLGSMMRARSESITEAIGKAEAQIATIEQAYQMLDGYSYEIEVEAKSAAE is encoded by the coding sequence TTGATCGATCCATACGAGACCCTCGGCGTCGCGCGCGATGCCGATGCCGCGCAGGTCAAGAACGCTTATCGCAAGCGCGCCAAGAACGCCCATCCGGACACCGGGGGCGACATCGACGCCTTTGCGAAGCTGAAGACGTCCTACGAGCTGCTCTCCGACCCGGTGCGCCGCAAGGTTTTCGACGAAACGGGCTATGATCCGACCTTGGCCGATACCAAGGACCTCGAGGGCCTGCTGGTTCTGGAAGGCCTCATTAACGATTTCATCCTGGACGAGCGGGAACCTGGCAGTTTCGATCCGGTGGCTGCGATGCGGCGCAAGCTGACGGACAAGATCGTCAATGTGCGCTTCCATATCCTCGAACTGGAGAGGCATCGGGCGAGGATTCGCAACCACCTTGACCGGATCGGCAAGCGGCCGGAAACCGATTTCCTCGGCAGCATGATGCGGGCCCGAAGCGAATCGATAACCGAGGCGATCGGCAAGGCCGAAGCCCAGATCGCCACGATCGAACAGGCTTATCAGATGCTCGATGGCTATTCCTACGAAATCGAAGTTGAGGCCAAATCCGCTGCCGAGTAG
- a CDS encoding phosphatase PAP2 family protein, protein MVFDQRVGRKIIDRILTFEPMSLILIAVAAGGLFLFLQLTGEVIEGDTHAFDEQFLLLLRSAADPVNPIGPNWLPHAMDDITALGGVTVLSLMTAMVVGYLLLARRGKIALFTLVSVAGGWALSAALKVGVARPRPDIVPHLVEVHDLSFPSGHAMVSAATYLTLGALLSRAEPTRTTRFYTIGVAIFLTFIIGLSRVYLGVHYPTDVLGGWCAGATWALICWLIARRYIAQTPG, encoded by the coding sequence ATGGTGTTTGATCAGAGGGTTGGCCGCAAGATCATCGACCGGATCTTAACGTTCGAGCCGATGAGCCTTATCCTTATTGCCGTCGCAGCCGGCGGTCTATTTCTCTTCCTACAGCTCACTGGAGAGGTCATCGAAGGGGATACGCACGCTTTCGATGAGCAATTCCTCCTGCTGCTTCGCTCGGCTGCAGACCCGGTCAATCCGATCGGGCCGAACTGGCTGCCGCATGCCATGGATGACATCACCGCGCTTGGCGGCGTGACCGTGCTGTCGCTGATGACGGCGATGGTAGTCGGTTACTTGCTACTCGCTCGCAGAGGGAAGATCGCGCTTTTCACGCTCGTGTCGGTGGCTGGTGGATGGGCTCTGAGCGCCGCGTTAAAGGTCGGCGTGGCGCGCCCGCGTCCCGATATCGTACCGCATCTGGTCGAGGTCCATGACCTGAGCTTTCCGAGCGGTCATGCCATGGTGTCGGCCGCGACCTATCTGACGTTGGGAGCGCTCCTCTCACGGGCCGAACCGACGCGCACGACGCGTTTTTATACCATCGGCGTTGCGATTTTCCTCACCTTCATCATCGGTTTGAGCCGCGTCTATCTTGGTGTACATTATCCGACGGACGTGCTCGGCGGCTGGTGTGCCGGTGCGACCTGGGCCTTGATCTGCTGGCTGATCGCCCGCCGTTATATCGCCCAAACACCGGGTTAA
- a CDS encoding DUF1206 domain-containing protein, producing the protein MDRLSSEWLARSGYAARGIVYILVGGMALLSTVGGGEADSKSAMQMVLEQPLGAVWLGLIGIGLVGFIVWRLAQAILNADQHDNNMKAYVIRAAMFVSAVTYTGLASYAIGQALKISFGSGSGNSRESWTAWLMQQPFGPYLVAALGLVVIGAGAVQVYKGVTRRYEKFVRISGGHKRLLDLLCIYGLAARGVIFAIIGGFFLYAAWAADPQQGGSTADALAWVRSLPFGGVLYGLAALGLFAFGAYGVIEARYRIIREPSLSEARHALRT; encoded by the coding sequence ATGGATCGACTGAGTTCCGAATGGCTGGCGCGTTCGGGCTACGCCGCCCGCGGCATCGTCTACATCCTGGTCGGGGGCATGGCGTTGCTTTCGACCGTTGGCGGCGGGGAAGCGGATTCGAAATCAGCGATGCAGATGGTCCTCGAGCAGCCGCTTGGCGCGGTCTGGCTAGGACTGATCGGTATCGGCTTGGTTGGCTTCATTGTATGGCGGCTGGCGCAGGCAATCCTGAATGCCGACCAGCACGACAACAACATGAAGGCCTACGTCATCCGAGCAGCTATGTTCGTGAGTGCCGTCACATATACGGGTCTGGCTTCCTATGCCATCGGACAGGCATTGAAGATTTCGTTCGGCAGTGGTTCCGGCAACAGCCGGGAAAGTTGGACTGCCTGGCTGATGCAGCAACCATTCGGGCCATATCTGGTTGCAGCTCTCGGCCTCGTGGTGATCGGGGCCGGCGCGGTGCAGGTGTACAAGGGTGTGACGCGGCGATACGAAAAGTTCGTCCGCATCAGCGGCGGACATAAGCGGCTTCTCGACCTTCTGTGCATTTATGGCTTGGCCGCACGCGGAGTGATCTTCGCCATCATCGGCGGCTTCTTCCTGTATGCGGCCTGGGCTGCTGACCCGCAGCAGGGGGGAAGCACGGCGGATGCGTTGGCCTGGGTGCGGAGCCTGCCCTTTGGTGGCGTTCTCTACGGGTTGGCGGCGCTCGGGCTATTTGCCTTTGGTGCCTATGGTGTGATCGAGGCCAGGTATCGCATTATCCGGGAACCCTCGCTAAGTGAGGCACGGCATGCGCTACGAACGTGA
- the mmsB gene encoding multiple monosaccharide ABC transporter permease translates to MSNPPNTMASPQRGTGFWKENLREYGMMISLLAIVIFFYFATDGVVLKPLNLTNIILQNSYIVIMALGMLMVIVTGHIDLSVGSVAGFIGAVAAMLMVQYDVHFVVAAILCLVLGGLIGAVQGFWVAYFKIPSFIVTLAGMLVFRGLMIAVLSGRSIGPFDPTFQKLSSGYIPELITSANGLYVTSLILGLALAALLVWQNFQSRARRVSHDVETEPFGFFVAKNIVIFAIVGYIAYLIASHRGMPNVLIIMALLIATYAFFTNRTILGRQIYAVGGNEKAAALSGIKTARLTFFTFVNMGVLAALAGLVFAARLNTATPKAGLGFELDVIAACFIGGASAYGGVGKVTGAVIGAFIMGVMNNGMSILGIGIDYQQVIKGLVLLGAVCVDVYNQRR, encoded by the coding sequence ATGAGTAACCCGCCCAACACCATGGCCTCGCCTCAGCGGGGCACCGGCTTCTGGAAGGAGAACCTGCGCGAATACGGGATGATGATCTCGCTGCTGGCGATCGTGATCTTCTTCTACTTCGCGACCGATGGCGTTGTCCTCAAGCCCCTCAACCTGACCAATATCATCCTGCAGAACAGCTACATCGTCATCATGGCGCTTGGCATGCTGATGGTGATCGTGACCGGACACATTGACCTCTCCGTCGGATCCGTCGCCGGTTTCATTGGCGCAGTCGCAGCCATGTTGATGGTGCAGTACGACGTCCATTTCGTTGTCGCCGCCATCCTCTGCCTAGTGCTTGGCGGTTTAATCGGGGCGGTTCAAGGATTCTGGGTTGCCTATTTCAAGATCCCGTCCTTCATCGTGACCCTGGCTGGGATGCTGGTCTTCCGTGGCCTCATGATCGCCGTACTGAGCGGTCGATCGATCGGACCGTTCGATCCGACGTTCCAGAAGCTGTCGTCGGGCTACATCCCGGAACTCATCACCTCGGCAAACGGCCTCTATGTCACCTCGCTTATCCTTGGCCTGGCCCTGGCTGCGCTGCTTGTCTGGCAGAATTTCCAGAGCCGGGCGCGTCGTGTTTCGCATGATGTGGAAACGGAGCCCTTCGGTTTCTTCGTCGCCAAGAACATCGTCATCTTCGCGATTGTCGGCTATATCGCCTACCTGATCGCTTCGCACCGGGGCATGCCGAACGTTCTGATCATCATGGCGCTGCTGATCGCGACCTATGCCTTCTTTACCAATCGTACGATCCTCGGGCGGCAGATCTACGCGGTCGGCGGCAATGAAAAGGCCGCCGCGCTTTCGGGTATCAAGACCGCGCGGCTGACCTTCTTCACCTTCGTCAACATGGGTGTCCTGGCTGCTCTTGCGGGCCTTGTCTTCGCTGCCCGCCTGAATACGGCGACGCCCAAGGCCGGCCTCGGTTTCGAGCTCGACGTCATCGCGGCCTGCTTCATCGGCGGGGCTTCGGCCTATGGCGGCGTGGGCAAGGTGACCGGTGCGGTTATCGGAGCCTTCATTATGGGGGTGATGAACAACGGCATGTCGATCCTCGGGATCGGGATCGACTACCAGCAGGTGATCAAGGGGCTCGTGTTGCTCGGCGCAGTCTGCGTCGACGTCTATAACCAGCGGCGCTGA